From Anaplasma ovis str. Haibei:
ATTGCATCGGGATAATCACAGAATGGGCCGCAGCCAGTGCGTTTATGGTAAGCAATCCCAGAGATGGCGGGCAATCCACAAAGACATACTGGTACCCTGTCGCATGTAGTAGGCAATTTTTCAACACAAACTCCCTAGACTCCATTTGTGCAAGCCCCAGCTCCGCCGCGGACAAGTCAATAGTAGAGGGTACAATGGATAGGTTGGGTATACAGGTGCTTCTAATCGCTTCCGTAATAGGATAATTATCGACCAAGACCCTATATATATCCGGCGACCTTGCAGCGTACGCTATGCCCAGCCCGCTACTGCTGTTGCCCTGCGGATCAAGGTCTACCATTAGGGTCGATTTTCCGACAACGGCGAATGCCGTTGCCAAATTTATACTGGTTGTAGTCTTACCGACGCCGCCCTTCTGATTTACAACCGCAAAAACCTTAGCCATCGGCAATACCGTCCACCATTCAGATTATACGTGAGTGACTGACGTTGTCATCCTAAATTTTGGACGGGCTTGTCGGCATACTACGTTTCACGTGGAACATATGGATTGCGTATTCCAAGTTTGGCAAGCAGTTCTACTTCCAATGCTTGCATTGTGCTTGCATCTTCGGGTTCCTCGTGGTCGTATCCCAATATGTGCAACGTTCCGTGTATCAGCATATGAAAGAAATGCGACCTGATAGCCACATCCATTTCCAGTGATTCTTCCGCTATCCGCTCCATGGATAAATATATTTCTCCCAAGCAGCAGCTTGGTGATAGTTTTTCGTAGCTGAAGGAAAGAACATTGGTAGCTTTGTGGATTCCCCTGTATCGGGAATTGAGTTCGAGAAGTAGTGCGTCATTGGCCAGCACAACAAAGACTTT
This genomic window contains:
- a CDS encoding ParA family protein, producing the protein MAKVFAVVNQKGGVGKTTTSINLATAFAVVGKSTLMVDLDPQGNSSSGLGIAYAARSPDIYRVLVDNYPITEAIRSTCIPNLSIVPSTIDLSAAELGLAQMESREFVLKNCLLHATGYQYVFVDCPPSLGLLTINALAAAHSVIIPMQCEFFALEGLKHLMKTVNLVKKRLNPSLTIEGILLTMYDRRNNLSEQVEENIREHLRENVYKTVIPRNVRLSEAPSHGKPAIIYDYKCPGSQSYIYLAKEILEQQNRAQAFRADGEVLEQKQ
- the ybeY gene encoding rRNA maturation RNase YbeY, whose product is MIEVNIHTQKWYRLVDKPKISTKRVVRFCLSELDIAKYDPKVFVVLANDALLLELNSRYRGIHKATNVLSFSYEKLSPSCCLGEIYLSMERIAEESLEMDVAIRSHFFHMLIHGTLHILGYDHEEPEDASTMQALEVELLAKLGIRNPYVPRET